One window of the Hippoglossus hippoglossus isolate fHipHip1 chromosome 9, fHipHip1.pri, whole genome shotgun sequence genome contains the following:
- the adgrd2 gene encoding adhesion G-protein coupled receptor D2 isoform X2: MTGALHTGLILFSFMVVCESEPTHAGPDRVGGSHGQSELVHLTSHSAFQLFNDSLAFSRAESFCRGQFSSLANLDQTEDREGALELLQQTGLTLPIWVRDPSKVASKPVALAKQYVQFSALNFTKETREGFARVNMSFPALSSVSVCVRVQWDPEWNEVSTIFSYAAPVFTNEFQLRGQADMQERILLALIIHGKHLPYKASFPNDGAWHHICVTWRRSIGQWAIYVDGIRKDMGSGTDTSRDIHGDGILILGQDQDSFGGNFTEPFFGAITDLNVWNMYLETRHASALNACALMTQEVLFSWNLDYLTSHPVVKEVQALLFCPAVDQQMELQGCRTLQRWSDQPPLFGLTDCSERLPFICRSSRERYLKMKQMSESQPSAFMNHLMKISNKTQPVLEQQPSGLSSLAQASDLLEISVQALEDNQQEGLQPTDMVSLIQLLSLAADIPSQPSAAATSHSQDSIQELSQHFISVADSIINEENALKWQAIREVVNGPMDVVKSIDRMVTSLSPHLMAETDHLTIHRPNIKVEVQQQSLQEGFRGSIFCGPETEKHTNLDCISVPLQKIQDLHNNGFNKLTLVNTWYGSLRPLFSPEENITMVPTVTDGSQRYLGTVLGSSVISTTALGDDQPVSMAVHFQLRHRVQNPTGTVYDPVCAFWDFDLTPEAGGWWNTKGCEVVSKEYGYTVCHCNHTTNFALLLQVYEAQRSPENENALQVLTFIGCGVSLCGLLFTFILFIAVGVPKSDRTTVHKNLIVSLGIAELLLMCSDWASANEAACFMVTALLHLFFMASFSWMLVEGLLLWSKVVSVNISEDRRMKLYYIIGWGLPVLIVGVTLAVSVDKYKADDHCWLNVKTDTIWAFVGPVIFVLAVNAVVLCRVVMVTVSSAHRRAKMLSPSSASKLQTFDLTWAVTRPVLILLPVLGLTWLCGVLVHLSVVVAYVFIALNAFQGLYIFLVYAVYNSEVRNAIKRIKEKRKALSFTNCSQPTSFLPSQRAPITSWCRSQPAPSSPETSETSGPPSSTSTSLVIKNESFRTDSFVSFSLKPTSGNQVVQLTAFKPSGC, translated from the exons ATGACTGGAGCCCTGCATACTGGACTCATTCTCTTCTCCTTCATG gTTGTATGTGAGAGTGAGCCAACACATGCTGGACCAGACAGAGTGGGGGGTTCACATG GACAGTCCGAACTGGTCCATCTGACGTCTCACTCAGCCTTCCAGCTGTTCAATGACTCGCTTGCCTTTTCCAGAGCAGAGAGTTTTTGCAGAGGCCAATTCAGCTCCCTCGCCAACCTGGACCAGACAGAGGACCGGGAAGGGGCCTTAGAGCTGCTACAACAGACTGGACTTACTTTACCTATTTGGGTCAGGGACCCCAGCAAAGTAGCATCCAAGCCTGTGGCCCTAGCCAAGCAGT ATGTGCAGTTCTCAGCTCTAAACTTCACAAAGGAAACCCGGGAGGGCTTTGCTCGTGTCAACATGTCCTTCCCTGCCCTGtcatctgtcagtgtgtgtgttcgagtTCAGTGGGACCCAGAGTGGAATGAGGTGTCCACCATCTTCTCCTATGCTGCACCTGTCTTTACCAATGAGTTCCAGCTACGAGGCCAAGCAGACATGCAGGAACGCATCCTCCTGGCGCTCATCATCCACGGGAAGCACCTGCCTTATAAGGCATCCTTCCCCAATGACGGTGCGTGGCATCACATCTGTGTTACATGGCGCCGCAGCATTGGCCAATGGGCTATCTATGTGGACGGTATCAGGAAGGACATGGGATCAGGAACAGACACTTCTAGGGATATCCATGGAGACGGGATACTCATTCTGGGTCAGGACCAAGACTCCTTTGGAGGGAATTTTACAGAGCCTTTTTTTGGAGCTATCACTGACCTGAATGTTTGGAATATGTATCTGGAAACAAGACATGCCAGTGCCCTCAATGCGTGTGCACTCATGACCCAGGAAGTGCTTTTCAGTTGGAATCTAGACTACCTTACCAGCCACCCAGTGGTCAAAGAGGTGCAGGCCCTTCTGTTTTGCCCAG CTGTAGACCAGCAGATGGAGCTGCAGGGCTGCAGGACGCTGCAGCGCTGGTCAGATCAGCCCCCACTGTTTGGCTTGACAGACTGCTCGGAACGACTGCCATTCatctgcaggagcagcagag AGCGTTACCTGAAAATGAAGCAGATGAGTGAGTCTCAGCCTTCTGCCTTTATGAACCATCTGATGAAGATTTCCAACAAAACCCAG CCAGTGCTGGAGCAGCAACCATCAGGGCTGAGCAGCCTGGCCCAAGCATCCGACCTCCTGGAAATCTCTGTCCAGGCCTTGGAGGACAATCAGCAGGAGGGACTGCAGCCAACAGACATGGTGTCCCTCATTCAGCTACTCTCTCTGGCTGCTGACATCCCCTCACAGCCGTCTGCTGCTGCCACCAGCCACAGCCAGGACAGCATCCAGGAGCTCAGCCAGCACTTCATCAGCGTGGCAGACAGCATCATTAATGAAGAAAACGCCCTCAAGTGGCAGGCCATCAGAGAG GTGGTGAATGGCCCCATGGATGTGGTCAAGAGTATTGACCGGATGGTGACCAGCCTGAGCCCTCACTTGATGGCAGAGACTGATCACCTGACCATTCACCGCCCCAATATCA AAGtggaggtgcagcagcagtcactGCAGGAAGGATTCAGAGGATCAATCTTCTGTGGGCCTGAGACAGAGAAGCACACCAACCTAGACTGTATTTCAGTCCCACTTCAGAAGATACAGGATCTCCATAACAACG GCTTCAATAAGCTCACGTTGGTCAATACGTGGTATGGCTCTCTGCGGCCTCTTTTCAGTCCTGAGGAGAACATCACTATGGTTCCTACGGTCACGGATGGCAGCCAGAG GTATTTGGGCACCGTCTTGGGCTCCTCTGTCATATCCACCACAGCGCTGGGAGATGACCAGCCGGTGAGCATGGCTGTTCACTTCCAGCTCCGGCACAGAGTACAG AATCCCACTGGTACTGTGTATGATCCAGTGTGTGCATTCTGGGATTTTGATCTCAC TCCGGAGGCTGGAGGGTGGTGGAATACCAAAGGCTGTGAGGTAGTGTCCAAAGAATATGGATACACTGTGTGCCATTGCAACCATACCACAAATTTTGCATTGCTGCTGCAGGTTTATGAAGCCCAG aggAGCCCAGAGAACGAAAACGCTCTGCAGGTGTTGACGTTCATCGGCTGtggagtgtctctgtgtggcctcctcttcaccttcatcctcttcatcgcTGTGGG TGTCCCTAAATCAGACCGTACCACTGTGCATAAGAACCTGATAGTTTCTCTGGGCATCGCTGAGCTGCTGTTGATGTGCAGTGACTGGGCATCTGCAAATGAG GCAGCGTGCTTCATGGTGACTGCACTCCTTCACCTCTTCTTCATGGCGTCCTTCTCCTGGATGCTAGTGGAGGGCCTGCTGCTCTGGAGCAAAGTAGTGTCAGTCAACATCAGTGAGGACCGCAGGATGAAGCTCTACTACATCATTGGCTGGG GACTGCCTGTTCTAATAGTTGGTGTAACACTGGCAGTATCAGTGGACAAATACAAGGCAGATGATCACTGCTGGCTCAATGTGAAGACTGACACCATCTGGGCCTTTGTGGGACCTGTAATATTTGTCTTGGCG GTCAATGCAGTTGTGCTGTGTCGGGTTGTCATGGTGACGGTTTCCAGTGCTCATCGTCGTGCTAAGATGCTCAGTCCAAGCTCAGCATCAAAGTTGCAGACCTTTGACCTCACCTG GGCTGTGACACGTCCAGTGCTCATCCTGCTGCCCGTGCTGGGGCTGACCTGGCTGTGTGGGGTGCTGGTCCATCTGTCTGTTGTAGTCGCCTATGTCTTCATCGCTCTTAATGCCTtccag GGTCTGTACATCTTCTTAGTGTATGCTGTTTACAACAGTGAG GTGAGGAATGCCATAAAGAGGatcaaagaaaagagaaaggcCTTATCTTTCACG AACTGTTCCCAGCCAACCAGCTTCCTGCCATCCCAAAGGGCCCCAATTACCTCCTGGTGCCGCAGTCAACCAGCCCCCTCCAGTCCTGAGACCAGTGAGACCTCTGGACCCCCCAGTTCCACGTCCACATCATTGGTCATCAAGAATG AGAGTTTCAGAACTGACAGCTTTGTGAGTTTCTCTCTAAAACCAACATCAGGAAACCAA GTGGTCCAGCTGACTGCATTCAAACCATCAG GTTGTTGA
- the adgrd2 gene encoding adhesion G-protein coupled receptor D2 isoform X1 — translation MTGALHTGLILFSFMVVCESEPTHAGPDRVGGSHGQSELVHLTSHSAFQLFNDSLAFSRAESFCRGQFSSLANLDQTEDREGALELLQQTGLTLPIWVRDPSKVASKPVALAKQYVQFSALNFTKETREGFARVNMSFPALSSVSVCVRVQWDPEWNEVSTIFSYAAPVFTNEFQLRGQADMQERILLALIIHGKHLPYKASFPNDGAWHHICVTWRRSIGQWAIYVDGIRKDMGSGTDTSRDIHGDGILILGQDQDSFGGNFTEPFFGAITDLNVWNMYLETRHASALNACALMTQEVLFSWNLDYLTSHPVVKEVQALLFCPAVDQQMELQGCRTLQRWSDQPPLFGLTDCSERLPFICRSSRERYLKMKQMSESQPSAFMNHLMKISNKTQPVLEQQPSGLSSLAQASDLLEISVQALEDNQQEGLQPTDMVSLIQLLSLAADIPSQPSAAATSHSQDSIQELSQHFISVADSIINEENALKWQAIREVVNGPMDVVKSIDRMVTSLSPHLMAETDHLTIHRPNIKVEVQQQSLQEGFRGSIFCGPETEKHTNLDCISVPLQKIQDLHNNGFNKLTLVNTWYGSLRPLFSPEENITMVPTVTDGSQRYLGTVLGSSVISTTALGDDQPVSMAVHFQLRHRVQNPTGTVYDPVCAFWDFDLTPEAGGWWNTKGCEVVSKEYGYTVCHCNHTTNFALLLQVYEAQRSPENENALQVLTFIGCGVSLCGLLFTFILFIAVGVPKSDRTTVHKNLIVSLGIAELLLMCSDWASANEAACFMVTALLHLFFMASFSWMLVEGLLLWSKVVSVNISEDRRMKLYYIIGWGLPVLIVGVTLAVSVDKYKADDHCWLNVKTDTIWAFVGPVIFVLAVNAVVLCRVVMVTVSSAHRRAKMLSPSSASKLQTFDLTWAVTRPVLILLPVLGLTWLCGVLVHLSVVVAYVFIALNAFQGLYIFLVYAVYNSEVRNAIKRIKEKRKALSFTNCSQPTSFLPSQRAPITSWCRSQPAPSSPETSETSGPPSSTSTSLVIKNESFRTDSFVSFSLKPTSGNQVVQLTAFKPSGMSMVLVFMSTSFSVIKEVKY, via the exons ATGACTGGAGCCCTGCATACTGGACTCATTCTCTTCTCCTTCATG gTTGTATGTGAGAGTGAGCCAACACATGCTGGACCAGACAGAGTGGGGGGTTCACATG GACAGTCCGAACTGGTCCATCTGACGTCTCACTCAGCCTTCCAGCTGTTCAATGACTCGCTTGCCTTTTCCAGAGCAGAGAGTTTTTGCAGAGGCCAATTCAGCTCCCTCGCCAACCTGGACCAGACAGAGGACCGGGAAGGGGCCTTAGAGCTGCTACAACAGACTGGACTTACTTTACCTATTTGGGTCAGGGACCCCAGCAAAGTAGCATCCAAGCCTGTGGCCCTAGCCAAGCAGT ATGTGCAGTTCTCAGCTCTAAACTTCACAAAGGAAACCCGGGAGGGCTTTGCTCGTGTCAACATGTCCTTCCCTGCCCTGtcatctgtcagtgtgtgtgttcgagtTCAGTGGGACCCAGAGTGGAATGAGGTGTCCACCATCTTCTCCTATGCTGCACCTGTCTTTACCAATGAGTTCCAGCTACGAGGCCAAGCAGACATGCAGGAACGCATCCTCCTGGCGCTCATCATCCACGGGAAGCACCTGCCTTATAAGGCATCCTTCCCCAATGACGGTGCGTGGCATCACATCTGTGTTACATGGCGCCGCAGCATTGGCCAATGGGCTATCTATGTGGACGGTATCAGGAAGGACATGGGATCAGGAACAGACACTTCTAGGGATATCCATGGAGACGGGATACTCATTCTGGGTCAGGACCAAGACTCCTTTGGAGGGAATTTTACAGAGCCTTTTTTTGGAGCTATCACTGACCTGAATGTTTGGAATATGTATCTGGAAACAAGACATGCCAGTGCCCTCAATGCGTGTGCACTCATGACCCAGGAAGTGCTTTTCAGTTGGAATCTAGACTACCTTACCAGCCACCCAGTGGTCAAAGAGGTGCAGGCCCTTCTGTTTTGCCCAG CTGTAGACCAGCAGATGGAGCTGCAGGGCTGCAGGACGCTGCAGCGCTGGTCAGATCAGCCCCCACTGTTTGGCTTGACAGACTGCTCGGAACGACTGCCATTCatctgcaggagcagcagag AGCGTTACCTGAAAATGAAGCAGATGAGTGAGTCTCAGCCTTCTGCCTTTATGAACCATCTGATGAAGATTTCCAACAAAACCCAG CCAGTGCTGGAGCAGCAACCATCAGGGCTGAGCAGCCTGGCCCAAGCATCCGACCTCCTGGAAATCTCTGTCCAGGCCTTGGAGGACAATCAGCAGGAGGGACTGCAGCCAACAGACATGGTGTCCCTCATTCAGCTACTCTCTCTGGCTGCTGACATCCCCTCACAGCCGTCTGCTGCTGCCACCAGCCACAGCCAGGACAGCATCCAGGAGCTCAGCCAGCACTTCATCAGCGTGGCAGACAGCATCATTAATGAAGAAAACGCCCTCAAGTGGCAGGCCATCAGAGAG GTGGTGAATGGCCCCATGGATGTGGTCAAGAGTATTGACCGGATGGTGACCAGCCTGAGCCCTCACTTGATGGCAGAGACTGATCACCTGACCATTCACCGCCCCAATATCA AAGtggaggtgcagcagcagtcactGCAGGAAGGATTCAGAGGATCAATCTTCTGTGGGCCTGAGACAGAGAAGCACACCAACCTAGACTGTATTTCAGTCCCACTTCAGAAGATACAGGATCTCCATAACAACG GCTTCAATAAGCTCACGTTGGTCAATACGTGGTATGGCTCTCTGCGGCCTCTTTTCAGTCCTGAGGAGAACATCACTATGGTTCCTACGGTCACGGATGGCAGCCAGAG GTATTTGGGCACCGTCTTGGGCTCCTCTGTCATATCCACCACAGCGCTGGGAGATGACCAGCCGGTGAGCATGGCTGTTCACTTCCAGCTCCGGCACAGAGTACAG AATCCCACTGGTACTGTGTATGATCCAGTGTGTGCATTCTGGGATTTTGATCTCAC TCCGGAGGCTGGAGGGTGGTGGAATACCAAAGGCTGTGAGGTAGTGTCCAAAGAATATGGATACACTGTGTGCCATTGCAACCATACCACAAATTTTGCATTGCTGCTGCAGGTTTATGAAGCCCAG aggAGCCCAGAGAACGAAAACGCTCTGCAGGTGTTGACGTTCATCGGCTGtggagtgtctctgtgtggcctcctcttcaccttcatcctcttcatcgcTGTGGG TGTCCCTAAATCAGACCGTACCACTGTGCATAAGAACCTGATAGTTTCTCTGGGCATCGCTGAGCTGCTGTTGATGTGCAGTGACTGGGCATCTGCAAATGAG GCAGCGTGCTTCATGGTGACTGCACTCCTTCACCTCTTCTTCATGGCGTCCTTCTCCTGGATGCTAGTGGAGGGCCTGCTGCTCTGGAGCAAAGTAGTGTCAGTCAACATCAGTGAGGACCGCAGGATGAAGCTCTACTACATCATTGGCTGGG GACTGCCTGTTCTAATAGTTGGTGTAACACTGGCAGTATCAGTGGACAAATACAAGGCAGATGATCACTGCTGGCTCAATGTGAAGACTGACACCATCTGGGCCTTTGTGGGACCTGTAATATTTGTCTTGGCG GTCAATGCAGTTGTGCTGTGTCGGGTTGTCATGGTGACGGTTTCCAGTGCTCATCGTCGTGCTAAGATGCTCAGTCCAAGCTCAGCATCAAAGTTGCAGACCTTTGACCTCACCTG GGCTGTGACACGTCCAGTGCTCATCCTGCTGCCCGTGCTGGGGCTGACCTGGCTGTGTGGGGTGCTGGTCCATCTGTCTGTTGTAGTCGCCTATGTCTTCATCGCTCTTAATGCCTtccag GGTCTGTACATCTTCTTAGTGTATGCTGTTTACAACAGTGAG GTGAGGAATGCCATAAAGAGGatcaaagaaaagagaaaggcCTTATCTTTCACG AACTGTTCCCAGCCAACCAGCTTCCTGCCATCCCAAAGGGCCCCAATTACCTCCTGGTGCCGCAGTCAACCAGCCCCCTCCAGTCCTGAGACCAGTGAGACCTCTGGACCCCCCAGTTCCACGTCCACATCATTGGTCATCAAGAATG AGAGTTTCAGAACTGACAGCTTTGTGAGTTTCTCTCTAAAACCAACATCAGGAAACCAA GTGGTCCAGCTGACTGCATTCAAACCATCAG GGATGTCCATGGTTCTGGTCTTCATGTCGACTAGTTTCAGTGTGATCAAAGAAGTAAAATATTAG